The Vagococcus penaei genome includes the window ACTAATAATATACCCAAACCAATTACTAACACAGACGATGCTTGTTCACCTGTTTTAGGTAATTGTTTCCCTTTAGGCTTATCATTCGTGTCTTTCATTGATGAACTGGTTAGCGACTGAGATGAGCTTGACGGTGCTTTATCTGTTGATCCAGGTGTCACAATCAATGACTCAGTATCAGTTGTTGTACTACTTGTCGACTCACTTGTACTGGTTGTGTCGGTTGTCGTACTGCTTGTACTGTCCGTTGTTTCTGGACTGACAGTGATTGACTCAGTATCAGTCGTTGTACTACTTGTTGACTCACTTGTACTGGTTGTATCGGTCGTCGTACTACTTGTTGACTCACTTGTACTGGTTGTGTCTGTTGTTGTACTACTTGTCGACTCGCTTGTACTGGTTGTGTCTGTTGTTGTACTACTTGTCGACTCACTTGTACTGGTTGTATCCGTCGTTGTACTGTTTGTTGACTCACTTGTACTGGTTGTATCCGTTGTACTTGGTGTCGTTGGTTTTAGGTGATTTATTACATCACCTGCATAGACACTAGCTACCTGACCAGCTTGCTCTGCTTCAATTGTGAAGTACTTGTACTCCGGATTTAACTGGTAGCCATTTGGAGCTTTTGTTTCCACAAACGCATACTTCCCAGGAGCTAATCCCTCAATACTCGCGACACCTGCACGGTCGGTCACTAAACGTTTATCCGTGATTTCTTTGACTGTGTTATTAGCCACCGATACAACCGCAAATTCTGCCCCTTTTAATGGACGATTTGCTGCATCTGTTTTCATCACCCAGGCAGAGCCTTGGTAATTCATCATTGATAACTCTTGAGTAAGTTTATCTTTTGTTACATTGACTGTCAATGGAGATGTATTACGAATATAGCCTGTTGGGGCACTCACTTCTTCTAATTGATATGTCCCAATAATGAGCTGATCAAACTGAATGCGACCTGATTTGTCAGTCGTTTGATGGTCACCCACTTGCTTGCCATCTTTAGTTAATTTAAATGTAGCATTCGCTAATGGTTTGCCTGCTGCATCAGTTTTCACTAATGCTACAGACCCTAAAATTAATGTGTTGGTAATATTGAAACCATCAACTTGTGCGTTATAGCCTGTCACGTCTTCTTCTGTGACAGTATACGTAATTTCTTTGCCTTTTTCATATTTAGGTTGAGCACCAAAATCATACGCCCAATTCGTTTTATCGGTGACTTTCATTGACAAGTAGTCAATCCCATTTTTTTGCATCGTCACAATAATAAACTCTGGACGGATACCATGTTGATTGTCCTCGTCTTGCCAAGTTTTCGCGCCTTTGATGGTCACTTCTTCTGGTTTATGCGTGTTTACCAACTGAATGTTTGATGCATCTAAGCGATTCACTACTGGTGCATCATAATGCGCTACCTGTTCTTCCCTCACACTATACTTGATTGGTTTACCTGGTTTGGTATGCAAGTCTAAATCGGTCCACGTGTGTGTCCATTTGTTGGCTTCACTTAACACCACTTGTTTATCGGTTGGTTGATTACCTTTTACTAAGGTTACCGTGATGTTTTCTGGACGTTTGCCATCTTGATTTGCTGCATCGTCCCAAACTTTTGTTACTGTTACTGATGTTTTATCTGGGGCATCTACATTGGTAATTGTAAAGGACTGATTATCAATGCCGCCTGTCGCAATCGTATAACCTGCGACAGCTTCTTCAGCAATCGTGTAGCTAATGTCCTCACCAGCTTGGTTTTTCATCGGGACATTTTTAAATGTGCCGGTCCACTTCTCTACATCATCACTACCCGTTAACGTAATGGAATCAATCGCTTTGCCATCTGCTAGCAAGTGGAAAATGACCTCTTTTGGTCGCGTGCCATCTTGATTCATGTGATCGTCCCAAACTTTTGTCACCGGAATTTCTTTAGTTTTCAACGTATTAGTAATCGTTGTCCCAGTTACTTTAGATTCATAACCTGCTGGAACGTTGATTTCTTTCACACTATAACTAATTTTTTCCTTATTATAATACACAGGTAAGTTAGAGAACTCATGTGACCACCTATTAGCTTCTGATAGTGTAATTTTTTCCGTTTTAATCTCTTCTTTACTAACTGTAGCAATTAATTCTGCTTGAATCGTCGTTGGACGAGTTGGGAATTTTTCTTGTTGATCTTCCCATTTTTTAGTCACAGTTAGACTAGTAGTTTCTGGCACATAGGTATTCGTTACTGTCATACCATCAACACTTGACGTATAGCCTGTTGGAACGGCTACTTCTTCTAATGTGTAGGTAATGGCTTTGCCGTTCTTATTTTTGGGTAATTTTTTACTTGTTGCTTCCCAACTTGGCCCTGTCACTGTTAATGTATCCACGACCTCACTGCCGTCTTTTACATTAATTGTAACCTCATTTGGACGTTTACCGTCTTGGTCATTCTTATCTTCCCATTTCTTTACTGCTTTAACTGTCGTTGTTTCTGGTGTATAGGTATTCGTCACTGTCATACCATCAACACTTGACGTATAGCCTGTTGGAACGGCTACTTCTTCTAATGTGTAGGTAATGGCTTTGCCGTTCTTATTTTTAGGTAATTTTTTACTTGTTGCTTCCCAACTTGGCCCTGTCACTGTTAATGTATCCACGACCTCACTGCCGTCTTTTACATTAATTGTAACCTCATTTGGACGTTTGCCATCTTGGTCATTCTTATCTTCCCATTTCTTTACTGCTTTAACTGTCGTTGTTTCTGGTGTATAGGTATTCGTCACTGTCATACCATCAACACTTGACGTATAGCCTGTTGGAACATTCACTTCTTCTAGTGTATAAGTAATGGCTTGACCGTTCTTATTTTTGGGTAATTCTTTACTTGTTGCTTCCCATTGTGGCGCTAGTACAGTTAATGTATCCACGACCTCACTGCCGTCTTTTACATTAATTGTAACCTCATTTGGACGTTTACCGTCTTGGTCATTCTTATCTTCCCATTTCTTTACTGCTTTAACTGTCGTTGTTTCTGGTGTATAGGTATTCGTCACTGTCATACCATCAACACTTGACGTATAGCCTGTTGGAACATTCACTTCTTCTAGCGTATACATAATAGGTTGAGCATTATTATCATATTTAGGTAACGCTTTACTTGTCGCTTTCCATTGCGGCGCTAGCACTGTTAGTGTATCTACAACTGTTTGACCATCTTTTACATTAATTGTGACAGTATTTGGACGTTTGCCATCTCGGTTATTATTGCCTTCCCATTTCTTTGTTGCTGTCAAATTAGTTGTTTCTGGCACATAAGTGTTAGTGACAGTATTACCTTCTACGGTAGCTGTATAATTTGGTACTAAATCTTCATTGATTCTGTAATTAATTTCTTTACCATTTTCATCTAAAATTGGTAAGTCTTTAAATTCAACAGTCCATGTATTTCCTTGCCCCGAAAATGTTTTTCTATCAATTTCACGTTCATTAGCAAGCAAGTTAAAGGTGATTTCTTGCGGACGTTTTTGATGAATATTATTCAAATCGGCCCAAATTTTTGTAGCAGTAATTGACGTTGTTTTAGGTGTCTCTTTTTCATTTTCTACTTTGATTTCTTTTGACGTATTGCTTACACCTGTTGTAATACTTTGAATTTCTGGATTTAGTGTATATCCAGTCGGTGCTTTCACTTCTTTAATATAATATGTTGTATTTTCTTTTAAACCAGAAAATTTAATTTTGCCTTCACTGTCTGAGACTTTCTTTGATGAGTCAAAAAAGTCAGATTTATCTTTACTGATTAAAAACTCTGCACCGCCTAAACCCTGGTCAGTTCCTTTTTCCACTTTGACTAATTCAATATTAGCCGAACCTTCACCTGATACCCAGCCTCCAGCCCAAGAAAAGTCTGCAGATACATTATTACTATTGGATACAGGTTTATCATCAATTGCTGTTGTTACTTTCAGTTCGTTATCCAATTTAAATGATGAATCTAACTTATAAATCACTTTTGTCTTATACTTCATAGTCAATCGATTCTCACTAGCAGCTAATTTAGGTACACTTCCACTAATAGTATCCGTTCCATTAAAATTTAGATTTGCACCTGTTGCGTCATTGAATGCTTTAAAACTTGTGTACGTTTTTCTACCTAAAGTAATAGTTAACGTTGATTCATCAAATACTTGCTTTTCAGGTGCCTCACTAATGACATCAGTAAACGTTAAGTCGTTAGTTAACGCTGACATAGTATAGTTAATATCGACCATCCAATCAACAGCGTCTAATGTGTTTTGTTTACCGTTTTTAAAACTTAAATCAGTATTAGTACCATTAGACTCACCACGACCAGATGTTGTAATCGCAACAATCGCGCTTTCTTTTCCAGAAGAAATCGTTACTTCTTCTGTAGACGCTTCTTTAGAAGTATTACTTCCAGTAGCACCAATATTAAAACCACCTTTAATTGTATTCGGCTCCCAAGTTGCTACAACATCAGTAAAAGTTAACACAGCTCCTGTTTCACTAATGGTTAACTTAGCACCAACAGAACCTTTAATCAAGATATCCATTGTCCCCATAATCGGTTTAATAGAGCCATTTGTTGAGTGATTCCAATTCACTTTAATTGTATCGCCTGGAACAATTCGGTTATTTTCTTGAGCTAGTAAAGCATCATTAAATGCCACATTTATCTCAAATTTCCCACCATCTTGGACGTTTTCAGGTTTTAGAACGACAGAGGTCACAGCGATATCTGATATATCTTTAGGTGCACGCATGTCGTCTGTACTTTCAGCCCGAGTTGCCTGAAGTGGTGCAACTTCAATCGCTGGCAAGTTAGTATCTTCTAGGTCGTCTTCATCACTACCTGCATTCGTAATCTGATTTGCTGGCGTTGTCTGTTCTTGTGTCTCTACCACATTTGCCTCAGTAACAGGCGCTGTTGGCTCAATTGGTTCTAAACCTTGTTGTGCTAGAGCATCACCCGTTGTAGGTACTAGTTCTGACTGATTCGGTTGGCTAATTAAGCCTTGACTATCCGCTACGAGATTACTCTCTGGTGTTAACGCGCCATCAGCAATAACAACTGCTGGTTCAATAAAAAATGGCAAAACAATCCCCATGATTGCCATTAAAATGACTTGCTTCTTAAAAAAATGTTTCATATATGTTGCTCCCCTATTTTAAATTATTATTCCCCGTTAATGCTATACAAAAACTTATTGATAAAACCGTTTACTAATTTAGTCTATCTAAACCCTAATGCTGTCAATTGTTCAAAATAATAGCTATACGCCATAAGTCGACTGTCAACAATACTTTGACGCCATGATCCACCGTTATCAAAAAAGCGAGTCGCTCTTTGTGGCGTCAATGGATAAGATAGTTTAATTTGTTTAAAAGCTAGTGTTCCATGACTAATTGGTAAATCAACCGTACGTCCATCTAGCAAAAATGTCACACTTGGTAAGTCAGAGCTTAATTGCTTGATTTGGGTTGTTGCCTTTAAATGGATTGTTGCTTTGCCCGTAATAACCTTCGTCACATGAATTTGAACTTTTTCATTTTTAACACTAACTTCGCCAACTGCATTCCCTAACTCATCAAGCATTGTACAAGTTCCCTCATTCAATCCAAAAGTTACATATTTTGGATTATATGCGTAAGCAATAGTTAATTGCTCGCCTTTAACAATTTGCTTTTGAGATGTCTTAGTGGCATCAATGGTCAATTGCAATTGACCATTAGCTAGGGCCTGTGCATTAAACTCAATCGCTTCCACTATATTTGGTATTGATTGATCAATTTCTTTAGTCAGTTTGCCTTGTTGGTTGTTAGTCCCTTGCTTATGGCTACCCACTTTTTTGATTACTGCCGTGTTACTCACTTCCACTGGTGTTGCGACTCCTGTCGCTTCCTCTGTTACATTGACTCCATTTTCTTCGGTTACCTGAGGTGTCGACTGTTGTGAGGGCTGACTGCTTTTTACTTCTTTGGCGCGTTCAACGGTTGTCGTGTCTTGCCGCTCACCACCTGTTACAATGACCGGATCTTTTTGACCACGTTCATGAATAACTGCTGGCTGTGAGACGTCTAATTCTTCATAAAATCCGTCACTATTCTCATTTGTTTTTGCCTTATTCTCATTTATTTGAGACGTTTCCTCGGCTGATACTAGAATTGGTTGGGCGAAAATCATCGAACTCATTAATAACGTAGCTACCACCGACATCGTTTTTCTCGCTGACTTTTTCACTGTTACAATCTCCTATTTCATATTTTTTATATACATATCTTGACTTGCGACGCATTAATTAATTGTAATCCTACTTTTGAAAATTGTTTGTACATTTCTTATCAAAAAAAGGGTCCATTTAAAGAATTCTAACTATTTGTCATTATATAATGAATTTTATGAAAAGAAACTTCTATTTTTGCGTATCGATATGTAAACGATACACAATTATAGTTAAAATGATTATCAACTGTTCATTTTTAAAAAATGAACAGCCTTTCATTACTTTCACGTTTTTTAAAATTATTATCACTTACGAGTAAGGACTAAAAGGTAATCTTGCCTTTCAAACATAATGCTTTACTATCCTTTCAGCTGATACCGTATCCGGTGTTTTTGCTGTTTGACTTTAGGTTGCTGACTTTGACCTTTGCGCATATAACCAGTAAAGTATAAGTCTTTTAAGCGACGAACTTTTAAATACGTATGGTACGTTGATTGACGATTAACCGTCAAATGAAGCTGATAGCGTCGACCGATAACTTTGGGAATAGTAGCACGGCCTTTTTCATCAGTGTGAACAATTAGTGGTACACCATCTCGGTAAACTGGCTTTTCGCGATAACGAGTGACTAAAGCACAACTAACATTCGCTAAAGGTACGCCTTTTCTATCGACCACTTTAAGCCGAATATCTAACCGTTTTCTCTGAATTAGATAGCGCCTAATTAAAAAGTAAATCAGCATCGTTAGACCAATAGAGAGAGTACAAACTAATAAAACAGCTAATAGCCGTTGCCAGTGCTTATGCTGATTGACATCAGTCATACTTGCCTTGTCCTTCTCTGTATAAGGAACTTTATGTCCCCGAACCAATAAGCGATGGCTATTAATCATGTATGGCGTACACGTCAATAACGTCACTAACTCTTTATTGGGATTAATGTGTAAATCATCTGTTTCATGTGGTTCAACCACTTTTATTTGATCAACTTCATATGCCTGAGTTTTATCAGCTAATGTGATTAAAAATCGGTCACCCTTTTTTAATTTTGGTAAGTCAGTAAATAATTTTGCCTTTGCTAGGCCCCGATGTGCAGAGATAACTGAATGTGTCCCTTTTTCTCCTGTAGGAAAACTTGTTCCTTCCAAAATCGACGCTCCTTTTTGCAGCAAAACTTCCGTTGTTTCGTCGAAAATTGGCATGCGGGTATCAATTTTGGGAATAGTCAATACACCGACTGTATGCTTCACATAATAGCTTTTTTGTTCCGTTGAGAGTGTCTTTTGATTGTCTTCAGACACAGCAGCATTGAAACTTGCTAAACCGGGATTTGCCCCTTTCTCACGTAATTCCTGATTCCTTTCAGCCATTTTTTGTTGTTCTTTTTGCTTTTGTTGATAATCAGCATTAGCTTTTTTCTGATAACTTCTTAATATTTGTTGATCAATCGCGTCACTGATTGTATTACTAACAAACGGATAGCTTACAGCCACAAGTCCGATAATCAAAACGATGACCATCAACAAATCCAACCATAAGCGCTTGCTACGGACCATACACTCTCCTCACTTTCCTCTAAGTTAAAAAGAAGATAGCCTTTATGTCAGACCATCTTCTTCTGTTTTGATAGATATCGTTACCCTTCGATACGTTTTCTTCCTTTAGTAAAGTAGAACCCTACGCCACCAATCAATACGCTTCCACCAACTAATAAGAAAATAATACCTTTACCACCAGTTGCCGGTAAGAAACCTTTCTCACGATTGGTAATAGTTTTCTCTGATTTTTTTTCGTGACTCTTATCACTAATTGTAAACGCTGTTGGTTGATTATCTAAAATAAAACC containing:
- a CDS encoding Cna B-type domain-containing protein; its protein translation is MKHFFKKQVILMAIMGIVLPFFIEPAVVIADGALTPESNLVADSQGLISQPNQSELVPTTGDALAQQGLEPIEPTAPVTEANVVETQEQTTPANQITNAGSDEDDLEDTNLPAIEVAPLQATRAESTDDMRAPKDISDIAVTSVVLKPENVQDGGKFEINVAFNDALLAQENNRIVPGDTIKVNWNHSTNGSIKPIMGTMDILIKGSVGAKLTISETGAVLTFTDVVATWEPNTIKGGFNIGATGSNTSKEASTEEVTISSGKESAIVAITTSGRGESNGTNTDLSFKNGKQNTLDAVDWMVDINYTMSALTNDLTFTDVISEAPEKQVFDESTLTITLGRKTYTSFKAFNDATGANLNFNGTDTISGSVPKLAASENRLTMKYKTKVIYKLDSSFKLDNELKVTTAIDDKPVSNSNNVSADFSWAGGWVSGEGSANIELVKVEKGTDQGLGGAEFLISKDKSDFFDSSKKVSDSEGKIKFSGLKENTTYYIKEVKAPTGYTLNPEIQSITTGVSNTSKEIKVENEKETPKTTSITATKIWADLNNIHQKRPQEITFNLLANEREIDRKTFSGQGNTWTVEFKDLPILDENGKEINYRINEDLVPNYTATVEGNTVTNTYVPETTNLTATKKWEGNNNRDGKRPNTVTINVKDGQTVVDTLTVLAPQWKATSKALPKYDNNAQPIMYTLEEVNVPTGYTSSVDGMTVTNTYTPETTTVKAVKKWEDKNDQDGKRPNEVTINVKDGSEVVDTLTVLAPQWEATSKELPKNKNGQAITYTLEEVNVPTGYTSSVDGMTVTNTYTPETTTVKAVKKWEDKNDQDGKRPNEVTINVKDGSEVVDTLTVTGPSWEATSKKLPKNKNGKAITYTLEEVAVPTGYTSSVDGMTVTNTYTPETTTVKAVKKWEDKNDQDGKRPNEVTINVKDGSEVVDTLTVTGPSWEATSKKLPKNKNGKAITYTLEEVAVPTGYTSSVDGMTVTNTYVPETTSLTVTKKWEDQQEKFPTRPTTIQAELIATVSKEEIKTEKITLSEANRWSHEFSNLPVYYNKEKISYSVKEINVPAGYESKVTGTTITNTLKTKEIPVTKVWDDHMNQDGTRPKEVIFHLLADGKAIDSITLTGSDDVEKWTGTFKNVPMKNQAGEDISYTIAEEAVAGYTIATGGIDNQSFTITNVDAPDKTSVTVTKVWDDAANQDGKRPENITVTLVKGNQPTDKQVVLSEANKWTHTWTDLDLHTKPGKPIKYSVREEQVAHYDAPVVNRLDASNIQLVNTHKPEEVTIKGAKTWQDEDNQHGIRPEFIIVTMQKNGIDYLSMKVTDKTNWAYDFGAQPKYEKGKEITYTVTEEDVTGYNAQVDGFNITNTLILGSVALVKTDAAGKPLANATFKLTKDGKQVGDHQTTDKSGRIQFDQLIIGTYQLEEVSAPTGYIRNTSPLTVNVTKDKLTQELSMMNYQGSAWVMKTDAANRPLKGAEFAVVSVANNTVKEITDKRLVTDRAGVASIEGLAPGKYAFVETKAPNGYQLNPEYKYFTIEAEQAGQVASVYAGDVINHLKPTTPSTTDTTSTSESTNSTTTDTTSTSESTSSTTTDTTSTSESTSSTTTDTTSTSESTSSTTTDTTSTSESTSSTTTDTESITVSPETTDSTSSTTTDTTSTSESTSSTTTDTESLIVTPGSTDKAPSSSSQSLTSSSMKDTNDKPKGKQLPKTGEQASSVLVIGLGILLVAIAYVVYRKRHVN
- a CDS encoding class C sortase; its protein translation is MVRSKRLWLDLLMVIVLIIGLVAVSYPFVSNTISDAIDQQILRSYQKKANADYQQKQKEQQKMAERNQELREKGANPGLASFNAAVSEDNQKTLSTEQKSYYVKHTVGVLTIPKIDTRMPIFDETTEVLLQKGASILEGTSFPTGEKGTHSVISAHRGLAKAKLFTDLPKLKKGDRFLITLADKTQAYEVDQIKVVEPHETDDLHINPNKELVTLLTCTPYMINSHRLLVRGHKVPYTEKDKASMTDVNQHKHWQRLLAVLLVCTLSIGLTMLIYFLIRRYLIQRKRLDIRLKVVDRKGVPLANVSCALVTRYREKPVYRDGVPLIVHTDEKGRATIPKVIGRRYQLHLTVNRQSTYHTYLKVRRLKDLYFTGYMRKGQSQQPKVKQQKHRIRYQLKG